Below is a genomic region from Pedosphaera parvula Ellin514.
TGCTGAATCCACATCCTTCGTGATTCCTGAGAGCAGCGTTGTCTGGTCGCAGAGTGGAAACTCAGTTTACGAGGGCATGTATGGCAGTGCCGACATTACCGCCCTCGCGACCAACGCCACGCTTGGTCCGCCAGTAACGATTCAACTCTCCGGCCTGAACGGTTTCGTAGCGCTGACGGAGGCAAATCTCGGAGCATTTCCGAATCCGTATCTAACCAAGACAGCCAACGCGCCGGGGCGCGAGTTGCGCGTGCCCTATCCGACGAATCAGGACAGCACAACCGGCGCGGTGATGAACGGTTCAGTTACGAATACACCGTGGCACGTCATCATGGTTGGGGCGGATTTGAACGCGCTCGTGAACAATGACATGGTCGAGAGTTTGTCGCCTGCCCCGGATGCGGTGTTGTTTCCACAAGGCGCAGCGACAAGTTGGGCGGCGCCGGGACGGTCGGTTTGGGATTGGTTGAATCCGCAGCCGGGTGGAATCACTTACACCAACGCGATGACGAATTCGTATTGGGCGTCGCAGTTGGGTTGGGAATACAACACGGTGGATGAAGGCTGGGCGAATTGGAATGGCGGCAATCCGTGGCCGCAAGTGCAAGCGGTGGTGAATTACTCGACCGCGCGCAGCGTGAAGGTGTTGTTGTGGAAGCAATCGTCGGAACTGAACTCGCAGGCGCAACGCACGGCGTTTTTCCAGCAACTCACCAACTACGGTGTGGCGGGTTTCAAGGCGGACTTCTTTGATTACAGCTCGGTCAGCGCGGCAGCTAAGGAGCGCGTGAAACTGCAGGAAGACATTTTGCGGGAAGCGGCGGCGTATAAACTCGTCGCCAACTTTCACGGCACGTCCAAGCCGACCGGGCAATTCCGCACGTATCCAAACCTGCTGCAGTTTGAGGGTGTATTTGGCAAGGAACAATTCCCCGGGTCGTTCTCGCATTCAGTCCCGCCGTTTGCGCGATTTCTCGCCGGGCCGGCGGATTTCACGCCATTGGCGTTGCAAGGCGGATTGCGCGGTGCGCGGACGGTGCCATTTGAAGTCGCTTCGATGATTGCGATGCCCGGACCGATGATCACGATTGCCGAGCGTTCTGATGTGGTGGCGCAAAGCCCGTTTGCCTTGTTGATCAAAAAGATTCCCGCGATGTGGGACGAGACGATTGTTCTGGAGCAAAGTCAGATCGGGCAGACGGCGGTGTTCGCGCGCCGCAAAGGGACGGATTGGTTTGTCGCGGCGATGAATCCCGGTTCGGTACGAATCTGGAACATTCCGTTGAGCTTCCTAAGTTCCAATGTGACGTATCAGGCTGATTACATCCGGGACAACAGTTCCTATCTCGAAGTCGGCACGGTGATGCAAACGAATGTACTCGCGGTCTCGGCAGGGGTGGAAGGTGGAATCGTCGCATGGTTTTATCAAAGTCCGACGAATGTTTATCAGCCACCCACGAATCAGCTGGCTGGGATTGGTTTTGATTTCGAGTCGCCGTTCAATTTGCCGGGCAACGTCGCGAACACAACAGCCGTTGGCGCGACCAATGCCCAGTTCATTGGGCAGCAAGGCTGGTCGCAATCCACGAGTGGTGGCAGAGGTGCGATTGTTACCACCACGGCCTCGGGTTTGTATCCAGGCGGTCAGGCGCTGGGTTCGGGTGATCCAGGCAACGCTTATATCGGCGCAAACACGAACGTGGTGCTGGGGAAAAAGTTCCGCTTCGACTTGTTCGCACCTGGCGGCAACAAGGCTGGTGTGGCCGGATTTACGGATCCGAATCACGATGGCTTGTTTTCGCAAAGCGAGAGCGGCGTGTTTGCGGGCGTGAATGACAGCGGCGGTATTTCCTATTTCGGTTTTCGCGATTTGATTGCGGGCGGGGCAACTTATTCCAGCGGCGTCGCGGCAAATACTACTGACTGGTATCGCATCACAGTGACGCTGGACGATGCGACTCGCACCGCTACGATGGAGGTGACGAATCTGACAGCGGGTGGTTTGGCGGTGGATTTAAATGGTGCAACAGCGGGGACGGCGTTTTCCAGGACGTGGTCTGCAGGGCTGTGGGTTTCGCCCACAAACTTTGTCGGCACGCTGGCGCGGGCTTCGGGAACGTTGTTGGTGGACAACATCATAGTGTTGCAACCCGCCGTGTCGCAGCCGGTGACGCTAGGGGTCCGATACGCGGGGAGCAATTTGCAACTGACCTGGAGCAGTGGATTTTTGCTCGAAGCCACGAATGTGCTCGGGCCGTGGACGACCAATCTTAGTGCGACTTCGCCCTTCATTGTGATTCCTAGCGTGCCGCAGAAGTTTTTCAAAGTGCAACTTCAATAGGCATTGAAGTGGTTGCGGATTACGGCTTACACTCGGAGTAATCATGCAGCCTGCTGAACTCAACGACCGAGCTTTGCGCGCGCGCGTCTGTTGGCGGGGGAGACGTGGATGGGTGTTGCTGCTTTGTATTTTAGTTTTCTTCAGCGCTATTTTGAGGGGGAAGGCAGCAGAGCGGTTGAAAAAGGTAATACAGCAATAC
It encodes:
- a CDS encoding glycoside hydrolase family 97 protein translates to MISGLGALRIGAGASSPLNGTVTLSGVNSYTGGTVIEAPHTLQISAAGTLGSSDGALTFTNAGRGFGTLNLNGSDLAVGNLSGGGGTIWNNMSGTNNVLTIGSGNASGGVFQGLILAGAGGLSLRKAGNGTNALTAMNTFVGNTTISGGALQLGDGISRNGGVTGEITNNATVIFANPSTQIFNGTVRGSGALVKTGAGQLTLTGAQAYTGNTAVNAGVFALSGIGSITNSAEISIASGASFDVLSRADQTLTLNGGQLLRGSGTIIGALSVPAGSEVQPGSSMGTLTVQGDVTLSGSVQMELNRTNAPACDQLNCTGTLTGGGTLTVVNPGPTLQMGDSFQLFNQPVAGFAAANLPSPGPGKTWTNRLALDGSIEVIAANAIASPDGQVVATVDVWNSNLTYSVSHSGVPVIETSALGLTVNGTNLGVGVVIMATNNYTVNEAFASRHGIHAFATNNYQGQAISIFHPASGISYVLNVRTFNNGVALRYELMGGATKNVTAESTSFVIPESSVVWSQSGNSVYEGMYGSADITALATNATLGPPVTIQLSGLNGFVALTEANLGAFPNPYLTKTANAPGRELRVPYPTNQDSTTGAVMNGSVTNTPWHVIMVGADLNALVNNDMVESLSPAPDAVLFPQGAATSWAAPGRSVWDWLNPQPGGITYTNAMTNSYWASQLGWEYNTVDEGWANWNGGNPWPQVQAVVNYSTARSVKVLLWKQSSELNSQAQRTAFFQQLTNYGVAGFKADFFDYSSVSAAAKERVKLQEDILREAAAYKLVANFHGTSKPTGQFRTYPNLLQFEGVFGKEQFPGSFSHSVPPFARFLAGPADFTPLALQGGLRGARTVPFEVASMIAMPGPMITIAERSDVVAQSPFALLIKKIPAMWDETIVLEQSQIGQTAVFARRKGTDWFVAAMNPGSVRIWNIPLSFLSSNVTYQADYIRDNSSYLEVGTVMQTNVLAVSAGVEGGIVAWFYQSPTNVYQPPTNQLAGIGFDFESPFNLPGNVANTTAVGATNAQFIGQQGWSQSTSGGRGAIVTTTASGLYPGGQALGSGDPGNAYIGANTNVVLGKKFRFDLFAPGGNKAGVAGFTDPNHDGLFSQSESGVFAGVNDSGGISYFGFRDLIAGGATYSSGVAANTTDWYRITVTLDDATRTATMEVTNLTAGGLAVDLNGATAGTAFSRTWSAGLWVSPTNFVGTLARASGTLLVDNIIVLQPAVSQPVTLGVRYAGSNLQLTWSSGFLLEATNVLGPWTTNLSATSPFIVIPSVPQKFFKVQLQ